From the Macaca nemestrina isolate mMacNem1 chromosome 18, mMacNem.hap1, whole genome shotgun sequence genome, the window ACGCCCGGCTCCTCGCCCTGGACATGTGTGGGGTCTGCCTTGTCAACACCCTTGGTGAGTCAGGGTCCGAGGGATGGGAGCTGGAGCCCCTGGTGGGGGAGGCATGGGACACGCATACAAGCCATGGGTAGGGAAGGGCGGGCGGACCCTCACACTGACGTGCCCTCTCCTGTTCTCTCCTCTGTGCAGGGGCCCTGCCCATCATccactgcaccctggcctgcAGGCCCTGGCTGCGCCCGGCTGCCCTGGTGGGCTACACCGTGTTGTCGGGTGTGGCCGGCTGGCGTGCCCTCACCGCCCCCTCCACTAGTGCTCGGCTCCGGGCATTTGGTTGGCAGGCTGCTGCCCGCCTGCTGGTATTTGGGGCCCGGGGAGTGGGGCTGGGCTCAGGGGCTCCAGGCTCCCTGCCTTGCTACCTTCGCATGGACGCACTGGCGCTGCTTGGGGGGCTGGTGAACGTAGCCCGCCTGCCCGAGCGCTGGGGACCCGGCCGCTTCGACTACTGGGGCAAT encodes:
- the LOC105467896 gene encoding progestin and adipoQ receptor family member 4 isoform X2, which gives rise to MTMPWGQLGKDGWLGGTHCVACLAPPAGSVLYHLFMCHQGGSTVYARLLALDMCGVCLVNTLGALPIIHCTLACRPWLRPAALVGYTVLSGVAGWRALTAPSTSARLRAFGWQAAARLLVFGARGVGLGSGAPGSLPCYLRMDALALLGGLVNVARLPERWGPGRFDYWGNSHQIMHLLSVGSILQLHAGVVPDLLWAAHHACPRD